From the Lepus europaeus isolate LE1 chromosome 12, mLepTim1.pri, whole genome shotgun sequence genome, one window contains:
- the LOC133771982 gene encoding uncharacterized protein LOC133771982, giving the protein MRMLKVEPGPRRAQRGYQGCPAEGGACGGWAVARNQGGASLFPGAAPLMGSRSRGLPGPRWPWPGRKSGSVPSRLRLASCLPQGVRLPVAGHCPRPLTAPSKRLSEPGTRLLNSDLSREPGDDASLEPRDDLSREPGDGLSRKLGDDASRKLGDDLSGSRGMASAGNWVMTSAWSHVITSAGNCDDLSREPNDDLSREPVMTSAGSRVITSAGSRMMTSAGSL; this is encoded by the exons ATGCGGATGCTGAAGGTGGAGCCGGGGCCCCGGCGGGCCCAGCGCGGCTATCAGGGCTGCCCAGCCGAGGGCGGGGCCTGCGGAGGCTGGGCTGTCGCTCGGAACCAGGGCGGTGCCTCGCTGTTCCCTGGAGCGGCCCCTCTGATgg GCTCTAGGAGCCGCGGCCTGCCTGGCCCTCGGTGGCCGTGGCCGGGACGCAAGTCTGGATCCGTTCCGAGTCGTCTCCGTCTGGCCTCCTGCTTGCCGCAGGGCGTGAGGCTTCCTGTGGCTGGTCACTGCCCCCGACCACTGACCGCTCCCAGCAAGCGACTCTCAGAGCCCGGCACAAGG CTCCTGAACAGTGACctcagccgggagccgggagatGACGCCAGTCTGGAGCCGCGTGATGACCTCAGCCGGGAACCGGGGGATGGCCTCAGCCGGAAACTGGGTGATGACGCCAGCCGGAAACTGGGTGATGACCTCAGCGGGAGCCGGGGGATGGCCTCAGCTGGAAACTGGGTGATGACCTCAGCCTGGAGCCATGTGATAACCTCAGCCGGAAACTGTGATGACCTCAGCCGGGAACCGAATGATGACCTCAGCCGGGAGCCTGTGATGACCTCAGCCGGGAGCCGAGTGATAACCTCAGCCGGGAGCCGAATGATGACCTCAGCCGGGAGCCTGTGA